The proteins below are encoded in one region of Bombus terrestris chromosome 7, iyBomTerr1.2, whole genome shotgun sequence:
- the LOC100642332 gene encoding casein kinase I isoform X5: MELRVGNKYRLGRKIGSGSFGDIYLGTNISTGEEVAIKLECIKTRHPQLHIESKFYRMMQGGVGIPTIKWCGSEGDYNVMVMELLGPSLEDLFNFCSRSFSLKTVLLLADQLICRTDYIHSRNFIHRDIKPDNFLMGLGKKGNLVYIIDFGLAKKYRDGRTHKHIPYRENKNLTGTARYASINTHLGIEQSRRDDLESLGYVLMYFNRGSLPWQGLKAATKRQKYERISEKKMSTPVEELCKGYPVEFASYLRYCRGLRFEERPDYSYLRQLFRTLFHGQGFTYDYVFDWNMLKFGNVRQQTLSSTQQTPMQSQHTNVALPSGTNNDQEHRSRPYTRQCLANISVGTVGPTVGGTTTNLRSMRQKREAIDALRDQDNQESDLQASGAGGQERRVSMRLHRRDAAAGEMQPKTKSLFW, encoded by the exons ATGGAGCTACGCGTTGGAAATAAGTACCGGCTCGGACGGAAAATCGGGAGCGGCTCCTTTGGCGACATTTATCTAG GTACCAATATTTCCACCGGCGAGGAAGTCGCCATCAAGCTAGAATGTATAAAAACGCGGCATCCGCAGTTACACATAGAATCCAAGTTCTACAGAATGATGCAAGGTGGTG TTGGTATACCAACTATAAAATGGTGTGGCTCAGAAGGTGACTACAATGTAATGGTAATGGAGCTACTTGGTCCATCACTGGAGGATCTCTTTAATTTTTGTTCAAGAAGTTTTTCTTTGAAAACGGTCTTGCTTCTCGCCGATCAATTG ATATGTAGAACGGATTACATTCATAGTCGCAATTTTATCCACCGGGACATCAAACCAGATAATTTTTTGATGGGCTTGGGAAAGAAGGGAAATCTCGTGTACATTATAGATTTTGGATTGGCTAAAAAATACCGCGATGGCCGTACTCACAAACACATACCCTATCGAGAAAACAAGAATTTAACAGGGACAGCCAG ATATGCGAGTATTAATACACATCTGGGAATTGAACAATCACGACGAGACGACCTTGAATCCTTAGGGTATGTTCTTATGTACTTCAATAGGGGTAGCTTGCCCTGGCAAGGTTTGAAAGCGGCGACTAAAAGACAAAAGTATGAACGTATTTCTGAAAAGAAAATGTCTACGCCTGTCGAAGAATTATGCAAGGGTTATCCtg TAGAGTTTGCGTCATACCTAAGGTATTGTCGAGGACTACGATTTGAAGAAAGGCCTGACTACTCGTATCTTCGACAACTCTTCCGGACGCTGTTCCACGGTCAGGGCTTCACATACGATTACGTCTTCGATTGGAATATGCTGAAATTTGGTAACGTGAGGCAACAAACATTATCTTCGACGCAACAAACACCTATGCAGTCACAACACACGAACGTGGCGCTGCCTTCTGGGACCAATAACGATCAGGAACATCGATCTAG GCCCTATACACGGCAGTGTTTGGCAAACATATCAGTGGGAACGGTGGGCCCGACTGTGGGTGGAACAACCACGAATTTGAGAAGCATGCGGCAAAAACGCGAGGCGATAGACGCTCTTCGTGATCAGGACAATCAGGAGAGCGATCTTCAAG
- the LOC100642332 gene encoding casein kinase I isoform X6, which yields MELRVGNKYRLGRKIGSGSFGDIYLGTNISTGEEVAIKLECIKTRHPQLHIESKFYRMMQGGVGIPTIKWCGSEGDYNVMVMELLGPSLEDLFNFCSRSFSLKTVLLLADQLICRTDYIHSRNFIHRDIKPDNFLMGLGKKGNLVYIIDFGLAKKYRDGRTHKHIPYRENKNLTGTARYASINTHLGIEQSRRDDLESLGYVLMYFNRGSLPWQGLKAATKRQKYERISEKKMSTPVEELCKGYPVEFASYLRYCRGLRFEERPDYSYLRQLFRTLFHGQGFTYDYVFDWNMLKFGNVRQQTLSSTQQTPMQSQHTNVALPSGTNNDQEHRSRPYTRQCLANISVGTVGPTVGGTTTNLRSMRQKREAIDALRDQDNQESDLQASGAGGQERRVSMRLHRRDAAAGEMQPKTKLVS from the exons ATGGAGCTACGCGTTGGAAATAAGTACCGGCTCGGACGGAAAATCGGGAGCGGCTCCTTTGGCGACATTTATCTAG GTACCAATATTTCCACCGGCGAGGAAGTCGCCATCAAGCTAGAATGTATAAAAACGCGGCATCCGCAGTTACACATAGAATCCAAGTTCTACAGAATGATGCAAGGTGGTG TTGGTATACCAACTATAAAATGGTGTGGCTCAGAAGGTGACTACAATGTAATGGTAATGGAGCTACTTGGTCCATCACTGGAGGATCTCTTTAATTTTTGTTCAAGAAGTTTTTCTTTGAAAACGGTCTTGCTTCTCGCCGATCAATTG ATATGTAGAACGGATTACATTCATAGTCGCAATTTTATCCACCGGGACATCAAACCAGATAATTTTTTGATGGGCTTGGGAAAGAAGGGAAATCTCGTGTACATTATAGATTTTGGATTGGCTAAAAAATACCGCGATGGCCGTACTCACAAACACATACCCTATCGAGAAAACAAGAATTTAACAGGGACAGCCAG ATATGCGAGTATTAATACACATCTGGGAATTGAACAATCACGACGAGACGACCTTGAATCCTTAGGGTATGTTCTTATGTACTTCAATAGGGGTAGCTTGCCCTGGCAAGGTTTGAAAGCGGCGACTAAAAGACAAAAGTATGAACGTATTTCTGAAAAGAAAATGTCTACGCCTGTCGAAGAATTATGCAAGGGTTATCCtg TAGAGTTTGCGTCATACCTAAGGTATTGTCGAGGACTACGATTTGAAGAAAGGCCTGACTACTCGTATCTTCGACAACTCTTCCGGACGCTGTTCCACGGTCAGGGCTTCACATACGATTACGTCTTCGATTGGAATATGCTGAAATTTGGTAACGTGAGGCAACAAACATTATCTTCGACGCAACAAACACCTATGCAGTCACAACACACGAACGTGGCGCTGCCTTCTGGGACCAATAACGATCAGGAACATCGATCTAG GCCCTATACACGGCAGTGTTTGGCAAACATATCAGTGGGAACGGTGGGCCCGACTGTGGGTGGAACAACCACGAATTTGAGAAGCATGCGGCAAAAACGCGAGGCGATAGACGCTCTTCGTGATCAGGACAATCAGGAGAGCGATCTTCAAG
- the LOC100642332 gene encoding casein kinase I isoform X4, with the protein MELRVGNKYRLGRKIGSGSFGDIYLGTNISTGEEVAIKLECIKTRHPQLHIESKFYRMMQGGVGIPTIKWCGSEGDYNVMVMELLGPSLEDLFNFCSRSFSLKTVLLLADQLICRTDYIHSRNFIHRDIKPDNFLMGLGKKGNLVYIIDFGLAKKYRDGRTHKHIPYRENKNLTGTARYASINTHLGIEQSRRDDLESLGYVLMYFNRGSLPWQGLKAATKRQKYERISEKKMSTPVEELCKGYPVEFASYLRYCRGLRFEERPDYSYLRQLFRTLFHGQGFTYDYVFDWNMLKFGNVRQQTLSSTQQTPMQSQHTNVALPSGTNNDQEHRSRPYTRQCLANISVGTVGPTVGGTTTNLRSMRQKREAIDALRDQDNQESDLQASGAGGQERRVSMRLHRRDAAAGEMQPKTKLMKTSSG; encoded by the exons ATGGAGCTACGCGTTGGAAATAAGTACCGGCTCGGACGGAAAATCGGGAGCGGCTCCTTTGGCGACATTTATCTAG GTACCAATATTTCCACCGGCGAGGAAGTCGCCATCAAGCTAGAATGTATAAAAACGCGGCATCCGCAGTTACACATAGAATCCAAGTTCTACAGAATGATGCAAGGTGGTG TTGGTATACCAACTATAAAATGGTGTGGCTCAGAAGGTGACTACAATGTAATGGTAATGGAGCTACTTGGTCCATCACTGGAGGATCTCTTTAATTTTTGTTCAAGAAGTTTTTCTTTGAAAACGGTCTTGCTTCTCGCCGATCAATTG ATATGTAGAACGGATTACATTCATAGTCGCAATTTTATCCACCGGGACATCAAACCAGATAATTTTTTGATGGGCTTGGGAAAGAAGGGAAATCTCGTGTACATTATAGATTTTGGATTGGCTAAAAAATACCGCGATGGCCGTACTCACAAACACATACCCTATCGAGAAAACAAGAATTTAACAGGGACAGCCAG ATATGCGAGTATTAATACACATCTGGGAATTGAACAATCACGACGAGACGACCTTGAATCCTTAGGGTATGTTCTTATGTACTTCAATAGGGGTAGCTTGCCCTGGCAAGGTTTGAAAGCGGCGACTAAAAGACAAAAGTATGAACGTATTTCTGAAAAGAAAATGTCTACGCCTGTCGAAGAATTATGCAAGGGTTATCCtg TAGAGTTTGCGTCATACCTAAGGTATTGTCGAGGACTACGATTTGAAGAAAGGCCTGACTACTCGTATCTTCGACAACTCTTCCGGACGCTGTTCCACGGTCAGGGCTTCACATACGATTACGTCTTCGATTGGAATATGCTGAAATTTGGTAACGTGAGGCAACAAACATTATCTTCGACGCAACAAACACCTATGCAGTCACAACACACGAACGTGGCGCTGCCTTCTGGGACCAATAACGATCAGGAACATCGATCTAG GCCCTATACACGGCAGTGTTTGGCAAACATATCAGTGGGAACGGTGGGCCCGACTGTGGGTGGAACAACCACGAATTTGAGAAGCATGCGGCAAAAACGCGAGGCGATAGACGCTCTTCGTGATCAGGACAATCAGGAGAGCGATCTTCAAG
- the LOC100642332 gene encoding casein kinase I isoform X10 gives MELRVGNKYRLGRKIGSGSFGDIYLGTNISTGEEVAIKLECIKTRHPQLHIESKFYRMMQGGVGIPTIKWCGSEGDYNVMVMELLGPSLEDLFNFCSRSFSLKTVLLLADQLICRTDYIHSRNFIHRDIKPDNFLMGLGKKGNLVYIIDFGLAKKYRDGRTHKHIPYRENKNLTGTARYASINTHLGIEQSRRDDLESLGYVLMYFNRGSLPWQGLKAATKRQKYERISEKKMSTPVEELCKGYPVEFASYLRYCRGLRFEERPDYSYLRQLFRTLFHGQGFTYDYVFDWNMLKFGNVRQQTLSSTQQTPMQSQHTNVALPSGTNNDQEHRSRPYTRQCLANISVGTVGPTVGGTTTNLRSMRQKREAIDALRDQDNQESDLQA, from the exons ATGGAGCTACGCGTTGGAAATAAGTACCGGCTCGGACGGAAAATCGGGAGCGGCTCCTTTGGCGACATTTATCTAG GTACCAATATTTCCACCGGCGAGGAAGTCGCCATCAAGCTAGAATGTATAAAAACGCGGCATCCGCAGTTACACATAGAATCCAAGTTCTACAGAATGATGCAAGGTGGTG TTGGTATACCAACTATAAAATGGTGTGGCTCAGAAGGTGACTACAATGTAATGGTAATGGAGCTACTTGGTCCATCACTGGAGGATCTCTTTAATTTTTGTTCAAGAAGTTTTTCTTTGAAAACGGTCTTGCTTCTCGCCGATCAATTG ATATGTAGAACGGATTACATTCATAGTCGCAATTTTATCCACCGGGACATCAAACCAGATAATTTTTTGATGGGCTTGGGAAAGAAGGGAAATCTCGTGTACATTATAGATTTTGGATTGGCTAAAAAATACCGCGATGGCCGTACTCACAAACACATACCCTATCGAGAAAACAAGAATTTAACAGGGACAGCCAG ATATGCGAGTATTAATACACATCTGGGAATTGAACAATCACGACGAGACGACCTTGAATCCTTAGGGTATGTTCTTATGTACTTCAATAGGGGTAGCTTGCCCTGGCAAGGTTTGAAAGCGGCGACTAAAAGACAAAAGTATGAACGTATTTCTGAAAAGAAAATGTCTACGCCTGTCGAAGAATTATGCAAGGGTTATCCtg TAGAGTTTGCGTCATACCTAAGGTATTGTCGAGGACTACGATTTGAAGAAAGGCCTGACTACTCGTATCTTCGACAACTCTTCCGGACGCTGTTCCACGGTCAGGGCTTCACATACGATTACGTCTTCGATTGGAATATGCTGAAATTTGGTAACGTGAGGCAACAAACATTATCTTCGACGCAACAAACACCTATGCAGTCACAACACACGAACGTGGCGCTGCCTTCTGGGACCAATAACGATCAGGAACATCGATCTAG GCCCTATACACGGCAGTGTTTGGCAAACATATCAGTGGGAACGGTGGGCCCGACTGTGGGTGGAACAACCACGAATTTGAGAAGCATGCGGCAAAAACGCGAGGCGATAGACGCTCTTCGTGATCAGGACAATCAGGAGAGCGATCTTCAAG
- the LOC100642332 gene encoding casein kinase I isoform X7: MELRVGNKYRLGRKIGSGSFGDIYLGTNISTGEEVAIKLECIKTRHPQLHIESKFYRMMQGGVGIPTIKWCGSEGDYNVMVMELLGPSLEDLFNFCSRSFSLKTVLLLADQLICRTDYIHSRNFIHRDIKPDNFLMGLGKKGNLVYIIDFGLAKKYRDGRTHKHIPYRENKNLTGTARYASINTHLGIEQSRRDDLESLGYVLMYFNRGSLPWQGLKAATKRQKYERISEKKMSTPVEELCKGYPVEFASYLRYCRGLRFEERPDYSYLRQLFRTLFHGQGFTYDYVFDWNMLKFGNVRQQTLSSTQQTPMQSQHTNVALPSGTNNDQEHRSRPYTRQCLANISVGTVGPTVGGTTTNLRSMRQKREAIDALRDQDNQESDLQASGAGGQERRVSMRLHRRDAAAGEMQPKTK; the protein is encoded by the exons ATGGAGCTACGCGTTGGAAATAAGTACCGGCTCGGACGGAAAATCGGGAGCGGCTCCTTTGGCGACATTTATCTAG GTACCAATATTTCCACCGGCGAGGAAGTCGCCATCAAGCTAGAATGTATAAAAACGCGGCATCCGCAGTTACACATAGAATCCAAGTTCTACAGAATGATGCAAGGTGGTG TTGGTATACCAACTATAAAATGGTGTGGCTCAGAAGGTGACTACAATGTAATGGTAATGGAGCTACTTGGTCCATCACTGGAGGATCTCTTTAATTTTTGTTCAAGAAGTTTTTCTTTGAAAACGGTCTTGCTTCTCGCCGATCAATTG ATATGTAGAACGGATTACATTCATAGTCGCAATTTTATCCACCGGGACATCAAACCAGATAATTTTTTGATGGGCTTGGGAAAGAAGGGAAATCTCGTGTACATTATAGATTTTGGATTGGCTAAAAAATACCGCGATGGCCGTACTCACAAACACATACCCTATCGAGAAAACAAGAATTTAACAGGGACAGCCAG ATATGCGAGTATTAATACACATCTGGGAATTGAACAATCACGACGAGACGACCTTGAATCCTTAGGGTATGTTCTTATGTACTTCAATAGGGGTAGCTTGCCCTGGCAAGGTTTGAAAGCGGCGACTAAAAGACAAAAGTATGAACGTATTTCTGAAAAGAAAATGTCTACGCCTGTCGAAGAATTATGCAAGGGTTATCCtg TAGAGTTTGCGTCATACCTAAGGTATTGTCGAGGACTACGATTTGAAGAAAGGCCTGACTACTCGTATCTTCGACAACTCTTCCGGACGCTGTTCCACGGTCAGGGCTTCACATACGATTACGTCTTCGATTGGAATATGCTGAAATTTGGTAACGTGAGGCAACAAACATTATCTTCGACGCAACAAACACCTATGCAGTCACAACACACGAACGTGGCGCTGCCTTCTGGGACCAATAACGATCAGGAACATCGATCTAG GCCCTATACACGGCAGTGTTTGGCAAACATATCAGTGGGAACGGTGGGCCCGACTGTGGGTGGAACAACCACGAATTTGAGAAGCATGCGGCAAAAACGCGAGGCGATAGACGCTCTTCGTGATCAGGACAATCAGGAGAGCGATCTTCAAG
- the LOC100642332 gene encoding casein kinase I isoform X9 produces the protein MELRVGNKYRLGRKIGSGSFGDIYLGTNISTGEEVAIKLECIKTRHPQLHIESKFYRMMQGGVGIPTIKWCGSEGDYNVMVMELLGPSLEDLFNFCSRSFSLKTVLLLADQLICRTDYIHSRNFIHRDIKPDNFLMGLGKKGNLVYIIDFGLAKKYRDGRTHKHIPYRENKNLTGTARYASINTHLGIEQSRRDDLESLGYVLMYFNRGSLPWQGLKAATKRQKYERISEKKMSTPVEELCKGYPVEFASYLRYCRGLRFEERPDYSYLRQLFRTLFHGQGFTYDYVFDWNMLKFGNVRQQTLSSTQQTPMQSQHTNVALPSGTNNDQEHRSRPYTRQCLANISVGTVGPTVGGTTTNLRSMRQKREAIDALRDQDNQESDLQVNRYSFARSDQSRTDEKKPLEIPERLPKLR, from the exons ATGGAGCTACGCGTTGGAAATAAGTACCGGCTCGGACGGAAAATCGGGAGCGGCTCCTTTGGCGACATTTATCTAG GTACCAATATTTCCACCGGCGAGGAAGTCGCCATCAAGCTAGAATGTATAAAAACGCGGCATCCGCAGTTACACATAGAATCCAAGTTCTACAGAATGATGCAAGGTGGTG TTGGTATACCAACTATAAAATGGTGTGGCTCAGAAGGTGACTACAATGTAATGGTAATGGAGCTACTTGGTCCATCACTGGAGGATCTCTTTAATTTTTGTTCAAGAAGTTTTTCTTTGAAAACGGTCTTGCTTCTCGCCGATCAATTG ATATGTAGAACGGATTACATTCATAGTCGCAATTTTATCCACCGGGACATCAAACCAGATAATTTTTTGATGGGCTTGGGAAAGAAGGGAAATCTCGTGTACATTATAGATTTTGGATTGGCTAAAAAATACCGCGATGGCCGTACTCACAAACACATACCCTATCGAGAAAACAAGAATTTAACAGGGACAGCCAG ATATGCGAGTATTAATACACATCTGGGAATTGAACAATCACGACGAGACGACCTTGAATCCTTAGGGTATGTTCTTATGTACTTCAATAGGGGTAGCTTGCCCTGGCAAGGTTTGAAAGCGGCGACTAAAAGACAAAAGTATGAACGTATTTCTGAAAAGAAAATGTCTACGCCTGTCGAAGAATTATGCAAGGGTTATCCtg TAGAGTTTGCGTCATACCTAAGGTATTGTCGAGGACTACGATTTGAAGAAAGGCCTGACTACTCGTATCTTCGACAACTCTTCCGGACGCTGTTCCACGGTCAGGGCTTCACATACGATTACGTCTTCGATTGGAATATGCTGAAATTTGGTAACGTGAGGCAACAAACATTATCTTCGACGCAACAAACACCTATGCAGTCACAACACACGAACGTGGCGCTGCCTTCTGGGACCAATAACGATCAGGAACATCGATCTAG GCCCTATACACGGCAGTGTTTGGCAAACATATCAGTGGGAACGGTGGGCCCGACTGTGGGTGGAACAACCACGAATTTGAGAAGCATGCGGCAAAAACGCGAGGCGATAGACGCTCTTCGTGATCAGGACAATCAGGAGAGCGATCTTCAAG